One genomic window of Medicago truncatula cultivar Jemalong A17 chromosome 1, MtrunA17r5.0-ANR, whole genome shotgun sequence includes the following:
- the LOC25483735 gene encoding digalactosyldiacylglycerol synthase 1, chloroplastic: MASHSHSQPSNTFTSISHRWREDLRLIRDRANSFTTRNLPSTTFDDVDFVKNLRPKLSEFPKRTSIRMNLSAIRDAIVSEVEEDMDGILGNNKRFNCSEFWKGDEQQWCKDWEPIRVFKKQFKKNTQFLDKLKLSLKSMCNETEDSKEVRPLDVSELLAYFVRQSGPFLDQLGVKRDICNKIVEGLYGRRKNQRQLHSFSGGESSVLGDGNLNDELDLRIASVLQSTGHRYDGGFWTDHHAKHDLSDNQRHVAIVTTASLPWMTGTSVNPLFRAAYLSQSLKQKVTLLIPWLCRSDQEQVYPNNLTFLSPEEQEVYIRNWLEERIGFEAEFKISFYPAKFSKERRSIMAAGDASKYIPARDADIAILEEPEHLNWYHHGKCWTKKFNHVVGIVHTNYLEYIKREKNGALQAFFVKHINNWVTRAYCHKVLRLSAATQDLPKSVICNVHGVSPKFLKIGEEIDADRELGQKPFTKGAYFLGKMVWAKGYKELIHLLAKHKNDLDGFKIDVFGNGEDANEVQSTAKTLDLNINFQKGRDHAEDSLHGYKVFINPSVSDVLCTATAEALAMGKFVVCADHPSNEFFRSFPNCLTYNTSEEFVAKVKEALENEPRLLTPEQRYQLSWDAATQRFMKYSELDRVVNIEKGATKSNKNNGKLIANSLSVPSLTELVDGGLAFAHNCLTGNEFLRLCTGAIPGTRDYNKQHCEDLQLLPPQVENPPYVW, from the exons ATGGCAAGTCACTCTCATTCACAACCCTCAAACACCTTCACCTCTATCTCCCACCGTTGGCGAGAAGATCTCCGTCTCATACGCGACCGTGCAAATTCCTTCACAACACGAAACCTTCCTTCCACCACCTTCGACGACGTCGATTTCGTCAAAAACTTGCGCCCTAAGCTTTCCGAGTTTCCTAAGAGAACAAGTATTCGGATGAATCTCTCTGCTATTAGGGATGCTATTGTTTCAGAGGTTGAAGAGGATATGGATGGAATTTTGGGTAATAATAAGAGGTTTAATTGTAGTGAGTTTTGGAAGGGAGATGAACAACAATGGTGTAAAGATTGGGAACCAATTCGTGTGTTTAAGAAACAGTTCAAGAAAAATACTCAGTTTTTGGATAAGTTGAAGTTAAGTTTG AAATCAATGTGCAATGagactgaagattcaaag GAAGTTCGCCCATTGGATGTATCTGAACTTCTGGCGTATTTTGTTAGACAGTCAGGACCATTTTTGGATCAACTTGGAGTCAAGAGAG ATATATGTAACAAGATTGTGGAAGGCTTGTATGGCAGACGTAAGAACCAACGACAACTCCACTCCTTTTCTGGGGGAGAATCTTCGGTTCTTGGGGATGGTAACCTAAATGATGAATTGGATTTGCGGATAGCAAGTGTTCTTCAGAGTACAGGGCACCGGTATGATGGTGGATTCTGGACAGACCACCATGCAAAACATGATCTGTCAGACAATCAGAGGCATGTTGCAATAGTCACAACTGCTAGTCTTCCTTGGATGACTGGAACTTCTGTAAATCCACTATTTCGTGCTGCTTATCTATCACAATCGTTAAAACAGAAAGTTACTCTGCTAATTCCATGGCTTTGTAGATCAGATCAAGAACAAGTTTATCCCAACAATCTCACTTTTCTCTCACCGGAAGAGCAGGAGGTTTATATACGAAATTGGCTTGAGGAAAGAATTGGTTTTGAAGCAGAATTCAAAATCTCCTTTTATCCTGCTAAG TTTTCTAAAGAAAGGCGAAGTATAATGGCTGCTGGCGATGCTTCTAAATATATACCTGCCAGGGATGCTGATATTGCTATATTGGAAGAACCAGAACATTTGAATTGGTACCATCATGGCAAATGTTGGACGAAGAAATTCAATCATGTTGTCGGTATTGTCCACACAAATTATTTAGAATATATCAAGAGGGAGAAAAATGGGGCCCTCCAAGCATTCTTTGTGAAACACATAAACAACTGGGTTACAAGAGCGTACTGCCACAAG GTTCTCCGTCTTTCAGCAGCCACTCAGGATTTACCGAAGTCTGTAATTTGCAATGTTCATGGTGTGAGTCCCAAGTTCTTAAAAATTGGAGAAGAGATCGATGCAGACAGAGAGCTTGGACAGAAGCCATTCACAAAAGGGGCATATTTCTTGGGAAAGATGGTATGGGCAAAGGGATACAAGGAGTTGATTCATTTATTAGCAAAGCATAAAAATGACCTTGACGGCTTCAAGATTGATGTATTTGGTAATGGAGAGGATGCTAATGAAGTTCAGAGTACAGCTAAAACGTTGGATTTGAATATCAACTTTCAGAAAGGAAGGGACCATGCAGAGGATTCTCTTCATGG GTACAAAGTTTTCATTAACCCTAGTGTTAGTGATGTGCTCTGCACAGCTACAGCGGAGGCACTTGCGATGGGAAAGTTCGTAGTTTGTGCCGACCATCCTTCAAATGAGTTCTTCAGGTCTTTCCCAAACTGTTTGACTTACAATACATCTGAAGAATTTGTGGCAAAAGTTAAAGAAGCGTTAGAAAATGAGCCCCGTCTTCTTACACCTGAACAAAGATATCAACTTTCTTGGGATGCCGCTACTCAAAGATTTATGAAATATTCCGAGCTCGACAGAGTGGTGAACATCGAGAAGGGTgctacaaaatcaaataaaaataatggaaaGCTCATTGCTAATTCACTTTCAGTGCCTAGTCTCACCGAATTAGTAGACGGAGGATTAGCATTTGCTCACAACTGTCTCACTGGGAATGAATTCCTGCGATTATGTACCGGAGCAATTCCTGGGACGCGTGACTATAACAAGCAGCATTGTGAAGACCTTCAACTCTTGCCTCCACAGGTAGAAAATCCTCCCTATGTCTGGTGA